CCGACCATGCGCAGCGTCAGCGCCACCCGGGTCTGCATCGCCAGCGCCGGGTGGCAGCAGGTGAAGATCAGCCGGAGCCGGTCGTCGTCGATGGCGCCGAGAGGCTCGGGCGGGACGTCGCCGTGCAGCATCCGAGCCTCCTTGTGCTTGTCGTCGCGCCTGCTCTCGCGCCGGATCCGGTCGATGGCCTTGCGGTTGGCGGTGGTGGTCAGCCAGGCGCCGGGGTTGGGCGGCACGCCATCGGCCGGCCACCGCCGCACCGCGGTCGCGAACGCCTCGGCCGCCGCCTCCTCGGCGATGTCGAGATCACCGAATCGCCTGGTCAGGGAGGCGACCACCCGCGCCCACTCCGCGTGGTGCGCCCGGGTGATCGCCTCGCGGGCGTCGACGTCGTTCACCGGAACGGCCGCACCTCGATCTTCCGATCGCAGACCTTCGAGGCCTCGGCGGCGAGCTGGAGCGCCACGTCCAGATCGGGGGCCTCCCACACCCAGACGCCGGCGAGGTACTCCTTCGACTCCACGAAGGGCCCGTCGCTGAACACCGCCTGCTCGCCCCGGTTGTCGACGACCGTGGCCGCGTCGGTGTCCGCGAGTCCGCCCGCGAAGACCCAGTGGCCCTCGGCGACCAGTCGTTCGTTGAACGCGCTGATGGCGGGCCGCCTGTCCGTGCTGCCGGGATTGCTCTTGTCATCGATCACGGAGATCAGGTACCGCATCCGAAGATCACCTCCTGTGGTGCCGAGACGGCGTGGTTCGGCGGTCGGGGACTCAGGTCGTGGCATACCGCGGGCGCCCGGCCGGCCGGTAGACCTGGATCGACACGCCCTTGGAGTCGACCCGCGACTCGACCGGGTGGAGCGCGAGGTCCGGGCCGGTCTCCGGGAACAGTCTCGCGCCCTGGCCGAGGATCACCGGGATCACGATCAGGGTCATCTCGTCGACCAGATCGTTCTCCAGCAGCCACCGGATCAGGGCGCCGCTTCCGTGCACCTGCAACTCACCTCCGGGCCGGGCCTTCAGCTCACCGACGGCCGCCGCGAGGTCACTGCGGAGAACGGTCGTGTCCTTCCAACGCGGCGCGGTGAGCGCGGTCGAGGCGACGTACTTGGGGGCCTCGTTCAAGGCCACGCCGATGGGATGCGCGCGCATCCCCTCGTTCGATCCCCAGGAGCCGGCGAACAACTCGTAGGTGCGCCGGCCGAACAGGAACGCCTCGGCGCGCTGGTAGGTCTGCGTGATGAACGTCCTGGTCTCGTCGTCACCCGCCCCCCGGGCCCATCCGCCGCGCTCGAACCCGTTCCTGCGGTCATCGGAGGCGCCGCCGTTCCCCTGCATCACCCCATCGATGGTGACCTGAGTCATGGTCGTCAGCTTCATGATCGCGATTCCCCCGCCTTGGCACCGCCCCTGGTGGGCGGCCTCACCCCCGCTACGAACACCACCGGCCCGATCCGACACCGCCTCCCGGATTTCTTTGAAGAACTTCCGGAACGCCGGTCGTCGGCGATCCGGCAACACGACGGTTTCGGGGCGCCGGCGAGGCCGGTGAAGCTCGGTACATTGGAGGAGCCGGCACCGCAGACAACCTGAGGTGTGGCAGGAAAGCTGGGCAGGACATGGCACTGGACCCGCTGCGGCCCTCTCCGCTGGTGGAGCAGGCCACGGAGAGCCTGCGGGAGCAGATCACGCAGGGGAACTGGCCCGTGGGCACCAAGCTTCCCGGTGAGACCTCGCTCGCCAAGAGTCTGGGGGTGGGGCGTTCGACCGTTCGCGAGGCGCTTCGTTCGCTCGCCGGGGCGGGGCTTGTGCAGCCGCGCCAGGGTTCGGGGGTGTTCGTCATGGCGACGGAACCTCGGGAGAGCTGGTCCGTTCGGCTTCGGCGGGCGGCTGTGGCGGACGTCTACGAGGTTCGCATGCTGCTGGAGGTGGAGGCCGCGCGGCTGGCGGCCGAGCGGCGCACCGACGACGATCTGATCGGGCTCGACGCGGCCCTGGCGCATCGGGCGCAGAGCGCGGGGGGCGGCACCGCCGCGTTCGTGGACGCCGACATCGTGCTGCACGAGGCCGTTGTGGCGGCGGCGCACAACCCGGTGCTCGTCGGGCTCTTCACCGAGTTCGTCCCACGGTTGCGTCAGGGGCTGATCGATCTGGTGGAGCTGCTCGATCTGCGTGCCGAGGACCCGGGGCACGGGCAGGACGTGCACGCGCGGCTGGTGGAGGCCATCGCCGGCGGTGACGCCGATCGGGCCGCGCGGACGCTGCGCGGCGAGCTGACTCGGACGCTCGACCGGCTTCGGGCGCTCCAGCCGTAAGGGAACCCCTCCGGGAGCGTGGCCGTCATGTCCGAGCCGCATGGACGGTCCAGCGTCCGTTGAGGCGGGTCAGCTCGATGGGGTGATCGAAGCACTTGCCGACCTGGTCGCTGGTGAGGACGTCCTCGACCGGGCCGGCGGCCAGGCGGCTTCCGTCGCGCAGCAGCATCGCGTGGTCGGTGCCCGGCGGAAGCTCCTCCAGGTGATGGGTGACCAGGACGGACGACAACTGCGGAAAGGTGCTCTGGAGCAGGTCGAGCCGTTCGATGAGCTGCTCACGGCCCGCGATGTCGAGGCCGGTGGCGGGTTCGTCGAGGAGCAGCAGACGTGGGCTCGGCATGAGGGCCCTGGCGATGAGCGTCCGGCCCCGTTCTCCCTGGGAGAGGGTCGGCCAGGGCGCGTCCCGTCGGTGGGCCAGGCCGAGCAGGGCGATGAGGTCGTCGGCGCGGGTGGTCTCGTCGACGGTGGGCGTCCGGCGGGGCACCGGCTCCAGGGTGTTGGTCGCGCCGGTCAGGACGACGTCCCGGACGCTGAGCCGGCGCGACAAGGGGGTGTGTCGCGGGTCGACGTGCCCGAGATGGGAGCGAAGCTCATGCAGGTCCACCCGCCCTAGCCGGTGGCCGAGGACCTCCACCGTGCCCCGGGTCGGATGGGTGACCGCGCCCAGCAGGCTCAGCAGCGTGCTCTTGCCCGCCCCGTTGGGGCCGAGGAGGGCCCAGTGCTCGCCGACGCGTACCGTCAGCGAGATCTGGTTGAGCAGCAGCCTTCCGTCGCGGACCAGATCCACGTCGGCGACGTGGAGGACCGGCGTCATGAGCCCGCCCGACGGGCGCGGTGGACGGCGGCGGTGACGGCGTTGATGGACGCGGTGACGGGCGAGGCGTCCTGGCCGGCTCCCCAGACGGTGACGCCGTCCACTCGACATTCCGCGTAGGCGGTGCTCGCGGTGACGGTGTGGTCGAGGACGGCCACGGTGATCCCGGCGGCGGACAGGGCGTCGATGTAGGCGGAGAGCGGGTCGTTCTCGGTGCCCTGCCGCCCCGTGTTGATCGCGGAACGTTCTGGCCGCCCGACCGGTCCGTCCGTTCCCGGCGCTATGTACGTGGCGTGGAACAGCTCCCAGAGCTCCGTGTGGGCGAGTTCCCGTCCGGTGGTGTCGGCGATGTGCTGGACGATGCGGGAGAACTCGACGCGCAGCCGTTGGGGCAGGTCCAGACCGTGGTGGGTGTTCAGCAGATGGGCGATGCCGCCCTTGCCGGACTGGGAGTTGACCCGGATGACCTCCTCGTACGTACGGCCGAGGTCGCCGGGGTCGATGG
The DNA window shown above is from Thermomonospora umbrina and carries:
- a CDS encoding YciI family protein, with amino-acid sequence MRYLISVIDDKSNPGSTDRRPAISAFNERLVAEGHWVFAGGLADTDAATVVDNRGEQAVFSDGPFVESKEYLAGVWVWEAPDLDVALQLAAEASKVCDRKIEVRPFR
- a CDS encoding dihydrofolate reductase family protein; the encoded protein is MKLTTMTQVTIDGVMQGNGGASDDRRNGFERGGWARGAGDDETRTFITQTYQRAEAFLFGRRTYELFAGSWGSNEGMRAHPIGVALNEAPKYVASTALTAPRWKDTTVLRSDLAAAVGELKARPGGELQVHGSGALIRWLLENDLVDEMTLIVIPVILGQGARLFPETGPDLALHPVESRVDSKGVSIQVYRPAGRPRYATT
- a CDS encoding FadR/GntR family transcriptional regulator, translating into MALDPLRPSPLVEQATESLREQITQGNWPVGTKLPGETSLAKSLGVGRSTVREALRSLAGAGLVQPRQGSGVFVMATEPRESWSVRLRRAAVADVYEVRMLLEVEAARLAAERRTDDDLIGLDAALAHRAQSAGGGTAAFVDADIVLHEAVVAAAHNPVLVGLFTEFVPRLRQGLIDLVELLDLRAEDPGHGQDVHARLVEAIAGGDADRAARTLRGELTRTLDRLRALQP
- a CDS encoding ABC transporter ATP-binding protein: MTPVLHVADVDLVRDGRLLLNQISLTVRVGEHWALLGPNGAGKSTLLSLLGAVTHPTRGTVEVLGHRLGRVDLHELRSHLGHVDPRHTPLSRRLSVRDVVLTGATNTLEPVPRRTPTVDETTRADDLIALLGLAHRRDAPWPTLSQGERGRTLIARALMPSPRLLLLDEPATGLDIAGREQLIERLDLLQSTFPQLSSVLVTHHLEELPPGTDHAMLLRDGSRLAAGPVEDVLTSDQVGKCFDHPIELTRLNGRWTVHAART